In a genomic window of Thunnus thynnus chromosome 16, fThuThy2.1, whole genome shotgun sequence:
- the tmx1 gene encoding thioredoxin-related transmembrane protein 1 yields the protein MACLLASSCSSETTMFSLTKPTKHRSWICCLFLAIYLTSLPVSAKQGSLKEVTDGNWEEILTGEWMIEFYAPWCPACQQLQPVWKEFADWGEDMGVNIAKVDVTEQPGLSGRFIITSLPTIYHCKDGVFRKYQGARTKDDFLSFIDGQKWKAVEPISSWFGPSSFLMNSMSALFKLSMFIRRCHNYMTEKLGIPVWGSYVIFGLATLFSGLALGLLLVFIADFVFPSRRFSSPDYYQKKQSIEQARLIQRQEDEHEADGEEDDDEEEEEEDQDDVWRRRRGSPEGRPEPKGQVFPDEALRKRVVANREEEEEDT from the exons ATGGCGTGTTTGCTGGCGAGCAGCTGCAGCTCAGAAACaacaatgttttctttaacaAAGCCAACAAAACACCGCTCATGGATATGCTGTTTATTCCTGGCGATATATTTAACGTCGCTGCCAGTTTCGGCTAAACAAGGCAGCCTTAAAGAAGTGACCGACGGCAACTGGGAGGAGATCCTGACCGGAGAGTGGATGATTGAGTT CTACGCACCGTGGTGTCCAGCctgccagcagctgcagccgGTGTGGAAGGAGTTTGCAGACTGGGGGGAGGACATGGGGGTCAATATAGCCAAGGTGGACGTGACAGAACAACCTG GTCTGAGTGGGCGATTCATCATCACCTCACTTCCTACTATTTACCA ttgtaAGGATGGCGTCTTCCGAAAGTACCAGGGCGCTCGCACTAAAGACGATTTCCTCAGCTTTATTGATGGGCAGAAATGGAAAGCAGTGGAGCCAATTTCCTCTTGGTTTGGGCCGTCTTCGTTTCT AATGAATTCAATGTCTGCTTTGTTCAAGCTCTCCATGTTTATCCGG CGTTGTCATAACTACATGACAGAGAAACTGGGGATTCCTGTTTGGGGATCGTATGTTATCTTCGGCCTGGCCACTCTGTTTTCCGGTCTTGCACTGGGACTG ttACTGGTGTTCATCGCTGACTTCGTCTTCCCTTCACGGAGGTTTTCTTCTCCTGATTACTACCAGA AGAAACAATCGATCGAGCAAGCGAGGTTAATCCAGAGACAGGAGGACGAGCATGAGGCCGACGGCGAGGAAGACGACgacgaagaagaggaagaagaggaccAGGATGAtgtctggaggaggaggagagggtccCCCGAGGGGCGCCCGGAACCGAAGGGACAGGTTTTCCCAGACGAAGCTCTGAGGAAGAGGGTGGTGGCCAAccgtgaggaggaggaggaggacaccTAG